A genomic region of Friedmanniella luteola contains the following coding sequences:
- a CDS encoding ABC transporter substrate-binding protein: MRKSRFLKIATAATAAVMLAGCSGGGEPSSSGSGSGDQPVELTWFMWSGSDVEKDAWIKVGDMVTAKYPNITIKFETTPFNDFWTKLTTEAASGQAACIVGLQGQRAPQFGSFLLPLDDYMAESGVKAADYVPSIMDGLKYEGQQVAIPYDVGPYVMFYNKDAFKAAGLAEPKIGWTTEDFTTAAKTLTKAPKYGYFARSDIGDLMPWVLSQSGKAAVDDQGQLAVDNAEWKATAEWYTRLITEEKVAAQVPSANSSSAAANQFLSGNAYMAPDGPWSLINTRALAKFDVGIAPMPAGAAGSKTWSDGSGFGITQSCKNPDEAFKAISVITGAEAETYLAEQGRAYPALISTQQAWYEGNKTEDVKPVMDYALQNSVPFKTTPTWQQVTTVYSKQAVATYNGQGSVDELLSQTQAAGAS, from the coding sequence GTGCGGAAATCTCGGTTCCTCAAGATCGCGACCGCGGCCACGGCCGCGGTGATGCTCGCCGGGTGCAGCGGAGGTGGTGAGCCCAGCTCCTCGGGCTCCGGCTCCGGCGACCAGCCGGTCGAGCTGACCTGGTTCATGTGGTCGGGCTCGGACGTCGAGAAGGACGCCTGGATCAAGGTCGGCGACATGGTCACGGCGAAGTACCCGAACATCACGATCAAGTTCGAGACGACGCCCTTCAACGACTTCTGGACCAAGCTCACCACAGAGGCGGCCAGCGGCCAGGCGGCCTGCATCGTCGGCCTGCAGGGCCAACGCGCACCCCAGTTCGGCAGCTTCCTGCTGCCGCTCGACGACTACATGGCCGAGAGCGGCGTCAAGGCCGCCGACTACGTGCCCAGCATCATGGACGGGCTGAAGTACGAGGGGCAGCAGGTCGCCATCCCCTACGACGTCGGCCCCTACGTGATGTTCTACAACAAGGACGCGTTCAAGGCGGCCGGGCTGGCGGAGCCGAAGATCGGCTGGACCACTGAGGACTTCACGACCGCGGCGAAGACCCTGACCAAGGCCCCGAAGTATGGCTACTTCGCGCGCAGCGACATCGGGGACCTGATGCCGTGGGTGCTCAGCCAGTCCGGCAAGGCGGCGGTGGACGACCAGGGCCAGCTCGCCGTCGACAACGCCGAGTGGAAGGCCACCGCCGAGTGGTACACCCGGTTGATCACCGAGGAGAAGGTGGCCGCCCAGGTGCCGAGCGCCAACTCCTCGTCCGCCGCCGCCAACCAGTTCCTGTCCGGCAACGCCTACATGGCCCCCGACGGGCCGTGGTCGCTGATCAACACCCGGGCGCTGGCCAAGTTCGACGTCGGCATCGCGCCCATGCCGGCGGGGGCGGCCGGCTCCAAGACCTGGTCCGACGGCTCGGGCTTCGGCATCACGCAGAGCTGCAAGAACCCGGACGAGGCCTTCAAGGCGATCAGCGTCATCACCGGAGCCGAGGCGGAGACCTACCTGGCCGAGCAGGGCCGGGCCTACCCGGCCCTGATCTCCACCCAGCAGGCCTGGTACGAGGGCAACAAGACCGAGGACGTCAAGCCGGTGATGGACTACGCCCTGCAGAACTCCGTGCCGTTCAAGACCACCCCGACCTGGCAGCAGGTGACGACGGTCTACTCCAAGCAGGCCGTGGCCACCTACAACGGCCAGGGGTCCGTGGACGAGCTGCTGAGCCAGACGCAGGCGGCGGGCGCCTCCTGA
- a CDS encoding carbohydrate ABC transporter permease, protein MALPVSTITSTATVSAAELRRGRRGDGAAATGFLAPSLLGLLAFTAFPIVASVALSFYNWPVFGRHTFTGLKNYETLLASEAFHTAVLNTLLFVVLYVPLNIVVSLGLAVWISPRIKGRGAYRTIFFIPAVTPVVANAAIFSLILSPNGLVDSLSQTWFGKQAPNFLGSTTWAMAAVVLLSIWQGFGYNMLVFSAALDAVPATLTEQAAIDGAGTFARFFKIVLPLLTPSIFFAVVLTLISSFQVFTQAYVLTGGGPGNTTTTMVLYLYEQGFRFFKLGLASAVAWVLFLIILAITVFQFVGQKKWVNYDQ, encoded by the coding sequence ATGGCACTGCCCGTCAGCACGATCACCAGCACGGCCACCGTCAGCGCGGCCGAGCTCCGGCGTGGCCGACGAGGCGACGGGGCCGCGGCCACCGGGTTCCTCGCCCCCAGCCTGCTGGGCCTGCTCGCCTTCACCGCGTTCCCGATCGTGGCGTCGGTGGCGCTCAGCTTCTACAACTGGCCCGTCTTCGGCCGGCACACCTTCACCGGCCTCAAGAACTACGAGACGCTGCTGGCCAGCGAGGCCTTCCACACCGCGGTGCTCAACACGCTGCTGTTCGTCGTGCTCTACGTCCCGCTCAACATCGTGGTCTCGCTGGGGCTGGCGGTCTGGATCAGCCCCCGGATCAAGGGCCGGGGCGCCTACCGGACGATCTTCTTCATCCCGGCGGTCACCCCGGTGGTGGCGAACGCCGCCATCTTCTCCCTGATCCTGTCGCCCAACGGGCTGGTCGACTCCCTGTCGCAGACCTGGTTCGGGAAGCAGGCGCCGAACTTCCTCGGCTCCACCACCTGGGCCATGGCCGCCGTCGTCCTGCTCTCCATCTGGCAGGGCTTCGGGTACAACATGCTGGTCTTCTCGGCCGCGCTCGACGCGGTGCCGGCCACCCTCACCGAGCAGGCGGCGATCGACGGGGCCGGCACCTTCGCCCGCTTCTTCAAGATCGTCCTGCCGCTGCTCACCCCGTCGATCTTCTTCGCGGTGGTGCTGACCCTGATCTCGTCCTTCCAGGTGTTCACCCAGGCCTACGTGCTCACCGGCGGTGGCCCGGGCAACACGACGACGACGATGGTGCTCTACCTCTACGAGCAGGGTTTCCGCTTCTTCAAGCTCGGGCTGGCCTCGGCCGTCGCCTGGGTGCTGTTCCTGATCATCCTCGCGATCACCGTGTTCCAGTTCGTCGGCCAGAAGAAGTGGGTCAACTATGACCAGTGA
- a CDS encoding carbohydrate ABC transporter permease codes for MTSDLRAAPASAAGPAHPAGSPAPTRRPRRRGSRVTAVVSQTLLSVVALVFLLPIIWMVLSALKSGGEVFTVPPRPFGEHLVFSNFVEAWNFLPFGRFILNTLLVAGLGTVITLVASAMSAYAFARLHFRMREQLFVLYLSTLIVPQEVIVIPMFLIMQRLGWVNTFQGLILPWAFTAFGTFLLRQFFLTIPIELEEAVKIDGAGHVRILTQIIAPIAAPAFAVLAVFTFISFWNSFLWPLIIVNDTSMMTVPLGLQLFLGQQAQRWELLMAAATISMVPTVLLVLVLQKYLVRGIALSGLGGR; via the coding sequence ATGACCAGTGACCTCCGCGCGGCTCCCGCGTCCGCCGCCGGACCGGCCCACCCGGCCGGCTCCCCCGCCCCCACCCGACGACCGCGCCGGCGCGGCTCCCGGGTGACGGCGGTCGTCTCGCAGACCCTGCTGAGCGTCGTGGCCCTGGTCTTCCTGCTGCCGATCATCTGGATGGTGCTGTCGGCCCTGAAGAGCGGCGGGGAGGTGTTCACGGTGCCCCCGCGCCCGTTCGGGGAGCACCTGGTGTTCAGCAACTTCGTGGAGGCGTGGAACTTCCTGCCGTTCGGGCGCTTCATCCTCAACACGCTGCTGGTCGCCGGCCTCGGCACCGTGATCACGCTGGTCGCCTCGGCCATGTCGGCCTACGCCTTCGCCCGGCTGCACTTCCGGATGCGGGAGCAGCTGTTCGTGCTCTACCTCAGCACCCTCATCGTGCCGCAGGAGGTGATCGTGATACCGATGTTCCTGATCATGCAGCGGCTGGGGTGGGTGAACACCTTCCAGGGACTGATCCTGCCGTGGGCGTTCACGGCGTTCGGCACCTTCCTGCTGCGGCAGTTCTTCCTGACCATCCCGATCGAGCTGGAGGAGGCGGTCAAGATCGACGGCGCCGGCCACGTGCGGATCCTCACCCAGATCATCGCGCCGATCGCCGCGCCGGCGTTCGCCGTGCTGGCGGTCTTCACCTTCATCAGCTTCTGGAACAGCTTCCTGTGGCCGCTGATCATCGTCAACGACACGAGCATGATGACCGTCCCCCTCGGGCTCCAGCTCTTCCTCGGCCAGCAGGCGCAGCGCTGGGAGCTGCTGATGGCCGCCGCGACCATCTCCATGGTGCCGACCGTGCTGCTCGTGCTCGTGCTGCAGAAGTACCTGGTGCGCGGCATCGCGCTGTCCGGGCTGGGTGGCCGGTGA